A DNA window from Phragmites australis chromosome 11, lpPhrAust1.1, whole genome shotgun sequence contains the following coding sequences:
- the LOC133884390 gene encoding tubby-like F-box protein 8, which translates to MSFRSIVRDVRDGFGSLSRRSFEVTLAGLSGLTGHHRGKSQSTVHELRDADLIIQESRWANLPPELLRDVIRRLEASESTWPSRKNVVSCAAVCRAWRERCREIVLSPEFCGKLTFPVSLKQPGPRDGMIQCFIKRDKSKSTYHLYLCLSTAVLVENGKFLLSAKRNRKTTCTEYVVSMDADNISRSSSTYIGKLRSNFLGTKFMIYDTQPPYNGAVGPHAGRTSRRFNSKKVSPKVPTGSYNIAQVIYELNVLGTRGPRRMHCIMHSIPASAVEPGGIVPGQPEHIVPRALEESFRSTTSSKSSIMDRSMDFISSRNFSSAHFSDIAGGTIAGDEEGQNKARPLVLRNKSPRWHEQLQCWCLNFRGRVTIASVKNFQLIATSTQPPAGAPTPSQPAPSDQDKIILQFGKVAKDMFTMDYRYPLSAFQAFAICLSSFDTKLACE; encoded by the exons ATGTCGTTTCGCAGCATCGTTCGTGATGTCAGGGATGGTTTTGGTAGCCTGTCGAGACGTAGCTTTGAGGTGACCCTTGCTGGCCTTTCTGGACTCACCGGGCATCACAGGGGGAAGTCTCAGAGCACGGTGCATGAGCTCCGTGATGCAGATCTCATAATCCAGGAGAGTCGTTGGGCTAATCTCCCTCCTGAGCTCCTCCGCGATGTGATCCGGAGGCTGGAGGCTAGTGAGAGCACCTGGCCCTCTCGCAAGAATGTCGTGTCCTGCGCTGCTGTCTGTAGAGCGTGGAGGGAGAGGTGCAGGGAGATTGTGCTGAGCCCAGAGTTTTGTGGGAAGCTTACCTTCCCAGTCTCTCTAAAGCAG CCTGGCCCTCGAGATGGAATGATTCAATGTTTCATAAAGCGAGATAAATCAAAGTCTACGTATCATCTCTACTTGTGCCTGAGCACTG CCGTACTTGTGGAGAATGGCAAGTTCCTTTTATCAGCTAAAAGGAACCGTAAAACAACCTGCACGGAGTATGTTGTCTCGATGGATGCTGACAACATCTCGAGATCGAGCAGCACTTATATTGGAAAACTGAG GTCGAACTTCCTTGGCACAAAATTTATGATTTATGACACACAGCCCCCTTATAATGGGGCTGTAGGCCCTCATGCTGGACGGACGAGCCGGAGATTCAACTCTAAGAAAGTCTCTCCTAAGGTGCCAACTGGTAGTTACAACATAGCTCAGGTGATATATGAGCTGAATGTTCTTGGAACGAGGGGCCCTAGGCGGATGCACTGCATCATGCACTCCATACCTGCCTCCGCGGTTGAGCCTGGTGGCATAGTCCCTGGACAGCCTGAGCATATAGTGCCCCGAGCTTTAGAGGAGTCGTTTCGCAGCACCACCTCCTCCAAGTCCTCCATCATGGACCGATCCATGGATTTCATTAGTTCCCGCAATTTCAGCAGTGCCCACTTTTCTGACATTGCCGGAGGCACCATAGCTGGTGACGAAGAGGGACAGAATAAGGCGAGGCCATTAGTTCTTCGCAATAAGTCCCCCAGGTGGCATGAACAGCTCCAATGCTGGTGCCTTAACTTCCGTGGCCGTGTAACCATTGCCTCGGTGAAGAATTTCCAGTTGATCGCCACATCAACCCAGCCCCCTGCCGGGGCTCCAACACCGTCGCAACCTGCTCCATCAGACCAGGACAAGATTATTCTACAGTTTGGTAAGGTAGCGAAGGATATGTTCACGATGGACTACCGCTATCCACTCTCAGCTTTCCAGGCATTCGCGATCTGTTTGAGTAGCTTTGACACCAAATTGGCCTGTGAATAA